The following proteins are encoded in a genomic region of Phragmites australis chromosome 9, lpPhrAust1.1, whole genome shotgun sequence:
- the LOC133928988 gene encoding protein OCTOPUS-like, translating to MTLQMEPPPPPPLRSVSTSCDLHPGETFTGFCAACLRERLSGLEASAAAAAAPGRKSTSAIRSLFTRPFAGGAPSGSGAPALSDLRRSKSFSCGRGGDALAAAAGADEPQRRSCDVRGRSTLWALFHQDDRERVRDGTAFGAFPASSSAAAAALAAEVQPPPPPACVPEVFFEEEIAVAEESDEITTVLEPVLVVDTSGEMETEANAAREVRAMKDHIDLESLQSQPKKPLPKDLKEIAGSFWLAASVFSKKWQKWRRKQKLKKQEASGSKAAAAAMPPPEKPYKHSFLRRSRFRGEVGSEFAGGRRSCDTDPRFSLDAGRMSVDDVGFSWDEPRASWDGYLFGAGTGIGLGRAPPQASRLPPILSALEDSPAGIVERSDGQIPVEDDSQPDPDPDANIPGGSAQTRDYYMDSSSRRRRSLDRSSSVHRSFEVSGPKPVPVAAPAAITNGKDSPLVGSSEFYHFHHAEDLLDHHRFGTNSLVEDFSASLDAAFHGPAKKPRRWRKAWSLWGLIHRRAAGRRNGASDVADRAFSEPWPELRVRGYNGRMQRCNSNASARSSFSSNSGGLGSSRRSCVDAYGNVNRRQECALERNRSARYSPGHADNGMLRFYLTPMRSASGRRPAGLPAKGGRHLRSQSFARTMLGLY from the coding sequence ATGACGCTGCAgatggagccgccgccgccgccgccgctgcggtCCGTGTCGACGAGCTGCGACCTGCACCCGGGGGAGACCTTCACCGGTTTCTGCGCCGCTTGCCTCCGCGAGCGCCTCTCGGGCCTCGAGgcctccgccgctgccgccgccgcgccgggcCGCAAGTCCACCTCCGCCATCCGCTCCCTCTTCACTAGGCCGTTCGCCGGCGGGGCCCCGTCGGGTTCCGGCGCCCCCGCGCTGTCGGACCTCCGCCGCAGCAAGTCCTTCTCCTGCGGGCGCGGGGGCGACGCGCTGGCAGCCGCTGCCGGCGCGGACGAGCCGCAGCGGCGGTCGTGCGACGTGCGCGGGCGGAGCACGCTCTGGGCGCTGTTCCACCAGGACGACCGCGAGCGGGTCCGCGACGGCACGGCTTTCGGCGCCTTCCCGGCCTCGTcttccgcggcggcggccgcgctgGCCGCCGAAGTCCAACCGCCTCCCCCACCGGCGTGCGTCCCTGAGGTGTTCTTTGAGGAGGAGATCGCTGTGGCCGAGGAGTCCGACGAGATTACTACGGTACTGGAGCCCGTCTTGGTGGTGGACACCTCTGGGGAGATGGAAACTGAAGCGAATGCGGCACGGGAGGTTAGGGCCATGAAAGATCACATAGATCTCGAGTCCTTGCAGTCCCAGCCCAAGAAGCCGCTGCCCAAGGACCTGAAGGAGATCGCCGGGAGCTTCTGGCTCGCCGCCTCGGTGTTCAGCAAGAAGTGGCAGAAATGGAGGCGCAAGCAGAAGCTCAAGAAGCAGGAGGCCTCTGGCAGcaaggcggcggcagcggcaatgCCCCCACCGGAGAAGCCTTACAAGCACTCATTCCTCCGGCGGAGCCGCTTCCGTGGCGAAGTCGGCTCGGAGTTCGCTGGAGGTCGGCGTTCGTGCGACACCGACCCAAGATTCTCCCTGGACGCCGGCCGCATGTCCGTCGATGATGTGGGCTTCTCCTGGGACGAGCCCCGCGCgtcgtgggacggctacctgtTCGGCGCCGGCACTGGCATTGGCCTTGGCCGCGCGCCCCCGCAAGCCTCCCGCCTCCCGCCCATCCTCTCCGCGCTCGAGGACTCCCCTGCCGGCATCGTCGAGCGCTCCGACGGTCAAATCCCCGTGGAGGACGACTCCCAGCCCGATCCCGATCCCGATGCCAACATCCCCGGCGGCTCGGCGCAGACGCGAGACTACTACATGGACTCGTCAAGCCGGAGGCGCCGGAGCCTGGACCGGTCCAGCTCCGTGCACAGGTCCTTCGAAGTCTCCGGCCCAAAGCCAGTGCCAGTGGCCGCGCCGGCCGCCATTACCAATGGCAAGGACTCCCCCCTAGTCGGGAGCTCGGAGTTCTACCACTTCCACCACGCCGAAGACCTGCTAGACCATCATCGGTTCGGCACCAACTCTCTCGTCGAAGACTTCTCCGCGAGCCTGGACGCCGCCTTCCATGGTCCCGCGAAGAAGCCGCGTCGATGGCGCAAGGCCTGGAGCCTCTGGGGCCTCATCCACCGTAGGGCTGCCGGCCGCAGGAACGGCGCGTCCGACGTCGCCGACCGGGCGTTCTCCGAGCCGTGGCCGGAGCTGCGCGTCCGCGGGTACAACGGCCGGATGCAGAGGTGCAACAGCAACGCGAGCGCGCGCAGCTCGTTCAGCAGCAACAGCGGCGGCCTGGGCAgctcgaggcgcagctgcgtGGACGCCTACGGCAACGTCAACCGGCGGCAGGAGTGCGCGCTGGAGCGGAACCGCAGCGCGCGGTACTCGCCGGGGCACGCCGACAACGGCATGCTGCGGTTCTACCTCACGCCGATGCGGAGCGCCAGCGGTCGGCGGCCGGCGGGCCTACCGGCCAAAGGCGGGCGGCACCTGAGGTCGCAATCGTTCGCGCGGACCATGCTCGGGCTGTACTGA